Proteins from one Anthonomus grandis grandis chromosome 8, icAntGran1.3, whole genome shotgun sequence genomic window:
- the LOC126739141 gene encoding B-cell lymphoma/leukemia 11B isoform X1: MRIKMPAVRIAQADADGQDSLGDLSHQDILTCGVCQKPFALSDIVRFIQHKIQTCNKENFGQCYSSQERDRDNDEGSLPLSSINSRRPSISAPISSKKSVGSRVHTPPPASPRLPIPSDLCVDGAASSTPKRRASSPLTTSTSTDDGEDHKPIIKEERIDTTSSSPEEHSHKKSRTEVADAESNTTNSEPSNYVCSTCKARLHSAWRLVQHVQHSHGVKIYVESTSGSSKSSNSINNHSSGSTSSSSSGCSSGASGAPPPTPNTLRHPLLPPPDLHNPFGVGGLLRLPLPPLNPGMNPAMPPAPLFSRPDHHYRIDQLVSEQFRHHGLNLAAAAAAVAAQGVPQPHSFPSPAADRASSVTNLPPRDRNTPNQPLSLEPQLDFYSQRLRALAGTTSPGVAQASSPSPRKLSPPFTSPSPLQVPPNNLSSTSSNGNPLHNNNNNHSSSSSRPPSTSPPNKSSGDEQLVNTPRSASTPPGKPGSPRNSSSADVVHSCEYCGKKFRYLNNLEVHRRSHTGELPYKCTVCDQAYAGSGKLKRHMKVHRTPEDRTSNAGSVETLDGEESEEEDIDEEEDEEEEELEAEDEEAEDLSVQNSKNVPNQASLVGELMDKFGLSNIAQYSEAYKQALQESNSALKLQMQASKDRDNNNTSLATHLKIREEFAKGLLSGPPPQPLPLFPPFNETYEATKRLKMDLDRNDWWLPGLGRENKGVPGPSSLLPNQLQLKKEHRRNDTCEYCGKVFKNCSNLTVHRRSHTGEKPYKCELCSYACAQSSKLTRHMKTHGRIGKDVYRCRFCEMPFSVPSTLEKHMRKCVVNQGKGHLLSNMPMLSGDEDSSTSTSIASKEAAT; the protein is encoded by the exons CAGACGCAGACGGTCAAGATAGTCTGGGAGATCTGAGCCACCAGGACATCTTAACCTGTGGAGTTTGTCAAAAGCCGTTCGCCCTCTCGGACATTGTCCGGTTTATTCAGCATAAGATTCAGACGTGTAACAAGGAGAACTTTGGGCAATGTTACAGTAGCCAAGAAAGGGATAGGGATAACGATGAGGGTAGTTTGCCCTTAAGTAGTATTAATAGTAGAAGACCTAGCATATCAGCCCCTATTAGTAGTAAGAAGTCTGTGGGTAGCAGAGTGCATACTCCACCACCCGCTAGTCCAAGGCTGCCGATTCCCAGTGACCTTTGTGTGGACGGGGCAGCATCATCGACGCCTAAACGGAGAGCATCATCTCCGTTGACCACCTCTACCAGCACCGATGATGGAGAAGATCATAAGCCGATTATTAAAGAGGAGAGAATTGATACCACAAGTTCCTCACCTGAGGAACATTCACATAAGAAGAGCAGAACGGAGGTGGCTGATGCTGAGAGTAATACTACGAACAGTG agCCCAGCAACTACGTGTGCTCTACCTGCAAAGCCCGCCTACACTCGGCATGGCGTCTAGTGCAACACGTGCAACACTCTCACGGAGTGAAAATCTACGTGGAATCCACCTCGGGCTCCTCGAAAAGCAGCAACTCCATTAACAACCACTCTTCCGGATCTACTTCAAGCAGTTCCTCAGGTTGCTCCTCCGGGGCTTCTGGTGCTCCCCCGCCAACACCCAACACATTGCGGCATCCATTATTACCCCCTCCAGACTTACATAACCCCTTCGGAGTTGGTGGTTTACTACGCTTACCACTACCACCACTAAACCCTGGCATGAATCCCGCCATGCCCCCGGCACCACTATTTTCTCGGCCAGATCACCATTACCGCATCGATCAATTGGTCAGTGAACAATTTAGACACCACGGCTTAAACTTAGCTGCAGCGGCAGCAGCTGTAGCTGCTCAAGGAGTACCACAGCCGCACAGCTTTCCATCGCCAGCTGCGGATCGAGCTAGTTCAGTAACGAACTTACCACCAAGGGATCGGAATACACCCAATCAACCCTTATCACTGGAACCGCAACTGGATTTTTACTCACAGCGGTTGAGAGCATTAGCAGGAACAACAAGTCCTGGGGTAGCACAGGCGAGCTCCCCGAGCCCCAGGAAGCTCTCACCGCCTTTTACCAGTCCCTCGCCCTTGCAAGTGCCGCCAAACAATCTTAGCTCTACTAGCAGCAATGGTAATCCCTTACACAATAACAACAACAATCACAGTTCGAGCAGTAGTCGTCCTCCAAGCACGTCACCGCCAAACAAAAGTTCTGGAGATGAACAACTGGTAAACACTCCTAGATCAGCATCTACCCCACCGGGGAAACCTGGGTCACCAAGAAACTCTTCTTCGGCAGATGTAGTACACTCATGCGAGTACTGTGGTAAAAAATTCAGATACCTCAATAACTTAGAGGTACACCGTAGATCCCACACAGGAGAATTACCTTATAAATGTACAGTTTGTGATCAAGCGTATGCAGGAAGCGGCAAACTAAAGCGCCATATGAAAGTTCATAGAACTCCTGAAGACCGAACAAGCAATGCTGGTTCCGTTGAAACCTTGGATGGCGAAGAAAGTGAGGAGGAGGATATCGATGAGGAAGAGGACGAAGAAGAAGAGGAGCTGGAAGCTGAAGATGAAGAAGCGGAAGACTTAAGcgttcaaaattcaaaaaacgtGCCTAACCAAGCTTCTCTTGTGGGCGAACTGATGGACAAGTTTGGTTTAAGCAATATCGCCCAATATAGCGAAGCCTACAAACAGGCTTTACAAGAAAGCAATTCTGCTCTAAAACTTCAGATGCAAGCTAGCAAAGATAGGGATAATAACAATACCTCACTGGCCACGCATTTAAAAATCCGGGAAGAGTTCGCCAAAGGGTTGCTTAGTGGACCTCCACCGCAACCCTTACCACTATTTCCTCCATTTAACGAAACTTACGAGGCAACCAAACGACTTAAAATGGATTTGGATAGAAACGATTGGTGGCTGCCAGGACTAGGAAGGGAAAACAAGGGAGTGCCAGGACCGAGCTCTTTACTACCAAATCAGTTACAACTGAAAAAAGAACATCGGAGAAACGACACCTGTGAATACTGTGgcaaagtatttaaaaactgctCAAACCTTACGGTCCACAGGCGATCACATACCGGTGAAAAACCGTACAAATGTGAATTGTGTTCCTACGCGTGTGCCCAAAGTTCCAAACTTACCCGTCACATGAAAACTCACGGCAGAATCGGCAAGGACGTCTACAGGTGTAGATTCTGCGAAATGCCTTTCTCAGTACCATCTACGTTAGAAAAGCATATGCGAAAATGTGTGGTTAATCAGGGTAAGGGACATTTGTTAAGCAACATGCCTATGTTGAGCGGGGATGAAGACTCTTCAACTTCGACGAGTATCGCGTCCAAGGAGGCTGCTACATGA
- the LOC126739141 gene encoding B-cell lymphoma/leukemia 11B isoform X2 yields the protein MRIKMPAVRIAQDADGQDSLGDLSHQDILTCGVCQKPFALSDIVRFIQHKIQTCNKENFGQCYSSQERDRDNDEGSLPLSSINSRRPSISAPISSKKSVGSRVHTPPPASPRLPIPSDLCVDGAASSTPKRRASSPLTTSTSTDDGEDHKPIIKEERIDTTSSSPEEHSHKKSRTEVADAESNTTNSEPSNYVCSTCKARLHSAWRLVQHVQHSHGVKIYVESTSGSSKSSNSINNHSSGSTSSSSSGCSSGASGAPPPTPNTLRHPLLPPPDLHNPFGVGGLLRLPLPPLNPGMNPAMPPAPLFSRPDHHYRIDQLVSEQFRHHGLNLAAAAAAVAAQGVPQPHSFPSPAADRASSVTNLPPRDRNTPNQPLSLEPQLDFYSQRLRALAGTTSPGVAQASSPSPRKLSPPFTSPSPLQVPPNNLSSTSSNGNPLHNNNNNHSSSSSRPPSTSPPNKSSGDEQLVNTPRSASTPPGKPGSPRNSSSADVVHSCEYCGKKFRYLNNLEVHRRSHTGELPYKCTVCDQAYAGSGKLKRHMKVHRTPEDRTSNAGSVETLDGEESEEEDIDEEEDEEEEELEAEDEEAEDLSVQNSKNVPNQASLVGELMDKFGLSNIAQYSEAYKQALQESNSALKLQMQASKDRDNNNTSLATHLKIREEFAKGLLSGPPPQPLPLFPPFNETYEATKRLKMDLDRNDWWLPGLGRENKGVPGPSSLLPNQLQLKKEHRRNDTCEYCGKVFKNCSNLTVHRRSHTGEKPYKCELCSYACAQSSKLTRHMKTHGRIGKDVYRCRFCEMPFSVPSTLEKHMRKCVVNQGKGHLLSNMPMLSGDEDSSTSTSIASKEAAT from the exons ACGCAGACGGTCAAGATAGTCTGGGAGATCTGAGCCACCAGGACATCTTAACCTGTGGAGTTTGTCAAAAGCCGTTCGCCCTCTCGGACATTGTCCGGTTTATTCAGCATAAGATTCAGACGTGTAACAAGGAGAACTTTGGGCAATGTTACAGTAGCCAAGAAAGGGATAGGGATAACGATGAGGGTAGTTTGCCCTTAAGTAGTATTAATAGTAGAAGACCTAGCATATCAGCCCCTATTAGTAGTAAGAAGTCTGTGGGTAGCAGAGTGCATACTCCACCACCCGCTAGTCCAAGGCTGCCGATTCCCAGTGACCTTTGTGTGGACGGGGCAGCATCATCGACGCCTAAACGGAGAGCATCATCTCCGTTGACCACCTCTACCAGCACCGATGATGGAGAAGATCATAAGCCGATTATTAAAGAGGAGAGAATTGATACCACAAGTTCCTCACCTGAGGAACATTCACATAAGAAGAGCAGAACGGAGGTGGCTGATGCTGAGAGTAATACTACGAACAGTG agCCCAGCAACTACGTGTGCTCTACCTGCAAAGCCCGCCTACACTCGGCATGGCGTCTAGTGCAACACGTGCAACACTCTCACGGAGTGAAAATCTACGTGGAATCCACCTCGGGCTCCTCGAAAAGCAGCAACTCCATTAACAACCACTCTTCCGGATCTACTTCAAGCAGTTCCTCAGGTTGCTCCTCCGGGGCTTCTGGTGCTCCCCCGCCAACACCCAACACATTGCGGCATCCATTATTACCCCCTCCAGACTTACATAACCCCTTCGGAGTTGGTGGTTTACTACGCTTACCACTACCACCACTAAACCCTGGCATGAATCCCGCCATGCCCCCGGCACCACTATTTTCTCGGCCAGATCACCATTACCGCATCGATCAATTGGTCAGTGAACAATTTAGACACCACGGCTTAAACTTAGCTGCAGCGGCAGCAGCTGTAGCTGCTCAAGGAGTACCACAGCCGCACAGCTTTCCATCGCCAGCTGCGGATCGAGCTAGTTCAGTAACGAACTTACCACCAAGGGATCGGAATACACCCAATCAACCCTTATCACTGGAACCGCAACTGGATTTTTACTCACAGCGGTTGAGAGCATTAGCAGGAACAACAAGTCCTGGGGTAGCACAGGCGAGCTCCCCGAGCCCCAGGAAGCTCTCACCGCCTTTTACCAGTCCCTCGCCCTTGCAAGTGCCGCCAAACAATCTTAGCTCTACTAGCAGCAATGGTAATCCCTTACACAATAACAACAACAATCACAGTTCGAGCAGTAGTCGTCCTCCAAGCACGTCACCGCCAAACAAAAGTTCTGGAGATGAACAACTGGTAAACACTCCTAGATCAGCATCTACCCCACCGGGGAAACCTGGGTCACCAAGAAACTCTTCTTCGGCAGATGTAGTACACTCATGCGAGTACTGTGGTAAAAAATTCAGATACCTCAATAACTTAGAGGTACACCGTAGATCCCACACAGGAGAATTACCTTATAAATGTACAGTTTGTGATCAAGCGTATGCAGGAAGCGGCAAACTAAAGCGCCATATGAAAGTTCATAGAACTCCTGAAGACCGAACAAGCAATGCTGGTTCCGTTGAAACCTTGGATGGCGAAGAAAGTGAGGAGGAGGATATCGATGAGGAAGAGGACGAAGAAGAAGAGGAGCTGGAAGCTGAAGATGAAGAAGCGGAAGACTTAAGcgttcaaaattcaaaaaacgtGCCTAACCAAGCTTCTCTTGTGGGCGAACTGATGGACAAGTTTGGTTTAAGCAATATCGCCCAATATAGCGAAGCCTACAAACAGGCTTTACAAGAAAGCAATTCTGCTCTAAAACTTCAGATGCAAGCTAGCAAAGATAGGGATAATAACAATACCTCACTGGCCACGCATTTAAAAATCCGGGAAGAGTTCGCCAAAGGGTTGCTTAGTGGACCTCCACCGCAACCCTTACCACTATTTCCTCCATTTAACGAAACTTACGAGGCAACCAAACGACTTAAAATGGATTTGGATAGAAACGATTGGTGGCTGCCAGGACTAGGAAGGGAAAACAAGGGAGTGCCAGGACCGAGCTCTTTACTACCAAATCAGTTACAACTGAAAAAAGAACATCGGAGAAACGACACCTGTGAATACTGTGgcaaagtatttaaaaactgctCAAACCTTACGGTCCACAGGCGATCACATACCGGTGAAAAACCGTACAAATGTGAATTGTGTTCCTACGCGTGTGCCCAAAGTTCCAAACTTACCCGTCACATGAAAACTCACGGCAGAATCGGCAAGGACGTCTACAGGTGTAGATTCTGCGAAATGCCTTTCTCAGTACCATCTACGTTAGAAAAGCATATGCGAAAATGTGTGGTTAATCAGGGTAAGGGACATTTGTTAAGCAACATGCCTATGTTGAGCGGGGATGAAGACTCTTCAACTTCGACGAGTATCGCGTCCAAGGAGGCTGCTACATGA